The proteins below are encoded in one region of Periplaneta americana isolate PAMFEO1 chromosome 11, P.americana_PAMFEO1_priV1, whole genome shotgun sequence:
- the LOC138708646 gene encoding uncharacterized protein — MLVVHRMWRLRNLSNSIRSVDWGERGRSLLNRPVADVARMIGIGGLAGATAYWLYSQYSNQLQPQPEPVPDPDPDPGPKMSLATKNIIMKHRRRHHHHHYDLPASEASSERELRVVEYDEYPPREPQHDTDTAAETCSLPAQYYLHDFYVSVLGDEYSAARLHRSSGVLEQEKPSDLPSTSQPAPEQEALPEPEETQDRASEEKRLSRRQRKEDKKHPRL, encoded by the coding sequence ATGTTAGTTGTGCACAGAATGTGGCGATTAAGAAATTTGTCAAATAGCATCCGCTCCGTTGACTGGGGCGAAAGGGGCCGTTCGCTGCTGAACCGCCCAGTGGCGGATGTAGCACGGATGATCGGGATCGGAGGATTAGCCGGAGCGACGGCTTATTGGCTGTACAGTCAATACTCAAACCAGCTGCAGCCTCAACCCGAACCCGTGCCCGATCCCGATCCCGATCCCGGTCCCAAAATGTCTCTCGCCACCAAGAACATCATCATGAAGCATAGGCGAagacatcaccatcatcattacgaTCTGCCGGCATCGGAAGCTTCCTCTGAACGGGAATTGAGAGTCGTAGAATACGACGAGTACCCGCCTCGAGAACCCCAGCATGATACTGATACTGCCGCAGAGACCTGCAGTTTGCCGGCTCAGTATTATCTCCATGACTTCTATGTGAGTGTCTTGGGAGATGAATATTCCGCAGCTAGGCTGCACCGTTCATCTGGTGTGCTTGAGCAGGAGAAGCCATCTGATCTCCCCTCTACAAGTCAGCCTGCTCCCGAACAGGAAGCTTTACCAGAGCCGGAAGAAACCCAAGATCGAGCTTCCGAGGAAAAACGCTTGTCCCGAAGACAAAG